The Carassius auratus strain Wakin chromosome 11, ASM336829v1, whole genome shotgun sequence DNA window TGCTCCTGCCGAAGGGTCTGCACCTGTAGGTGagaagaaggagaaggagaagacaaaaaaagagaaagattcGACACCCGCTGAACCTGAAACCACAGAGGAAAAGAAAGAAGGTGAAGAGAAGGAGGCGACCACTGATGGAGAGGAGCAGTCCAAAAATGAAGGAGAAACGCCTAATGAGGGTGAGAAATCTGACGAAGCAGCAGCTGAACAAGGGAAGAGCAAGAAGAAAAAAGTCAAGGAAGTTGTAGCCAAAATGTAAGTCTGGCttttgtacaaaaaaagaaatgcatttttcttatGGTTTCCACTCGTTTATTGAATACAAAATGACTTAGTAAGCATATTATGCATTTGTTTCTGCTCAAATGGTGCAGTGACAAGGAAGATGACAAAGGGAAAAAGGTGAAAAAGAAGATTCCAGCCTGGGCGACCATTTCCGCCAACAAACTGGCTTCAACCTCTCTTTCCCAGCCCAAAGTTGAAGAAATCATCATAGAAGCAATTGAGGTCTGGTTCAGAATTGCACTCTTCCATTACAATTTAGAGAGAATTTGACTAAGTAGGTGTTGATCAGTAAAATATGTACACAAGTATAAAGTGCTGCAGTGATTATGAGTCTTTGTAAGCCAATGTGGAAGTTATCAACAAGCCTGGTTCCTTCAACAAAAACCCAATAGGATTATTCCatttggcttttggattattgaaGAGGAAAAAGCTCTGTGAACAACAAAAGATCATGATTATTACATGTTCTGTTAATCTGGatgatcttcacaaatgaacacataCAATTAATTCTATGAAAAATGAAACATATGCTCTAAACAAACTACAGCACATTCACATGACTTCAGCATCACCATCATTACGCTTTTGAGAACTCTTTgatctttatttaaaattgacACTTTTTAGTTGAAGTAGATGCGTTTACTTGTTCGGAATAACAACATTCAATGTTTCCGATAATGTAGTCCCATTTGGCTTTTTTAATGAGATGTTAATGCTGACAAAATTGGGAGTGGGGTATTACAGCAgtattaaatgttttagaataaaTGTGGAGATATTTTTAGCTcgtgttaaccacagaccttatttcaagCATTCAACCAAAACCCCATTCAAGGGCATTTCAGGACGATGTTCTGAAAATCTAAGAATCAAATAAATTGCCATCTCAGATGTATATCTTTACTCTCTACCTACAGAGCTGCAAAGAGCGGAGCGGTGCCTCTTCCATCACCATTGTGAAATATGTCATGAAGAAATACCCATCAGTGGAAATGGACAAAAAGACTAAAAACATCTACAAGAGGACTCTGAAGCGAATGGTTGAGAAGGGAACTGTCAAACAGGTgtgaatatttctcattttatatGCAGACTTAAATCAAAAGTAAACCTTGTCTTCTTGTCTTCTCCCACAGCTTAAAGGCAAAGGCTTCTCTGGAAGTTTCGCCATTGGGAAGGTATCCAAGCGTCATTTGTTTGTTGTCTGCATTGCTGTTATTGCTGAGATCCATGAGTTTGAGTACTTTTTTGATGGTTTGTCATCATTTTGACTCATTTTGTCAATGTCGTGTTGTGCAGAAGGCAGCTGGGTCTGCCGGGACGAAAGAGACGCTGGGAGAATCTCTGCCTCTGATCATCACCCGCCTCTGTGAACCCAAAGAGGCTTCCTACATCTTGATCAAGAAGTACTTGGAGCAACACTTCCCACAACTCAACGTGGATAGCAGGTCAACATTGACTTGTTTTTAGGGAAACACCTTATAAGTAGACTACAGTTCgagctagtgctgtcaaacgattaatcgtgatcaATCTCAtgcaaaagaaaagtttttgtttgcataatatatgtatttgttcTCAGTacatatattttgtgtatatgaatacacacacaaacaggaaatatcttgaaaatatttttacttgTAATATATCTATATTCCgataatttacattataaatatattatgtacaaaaaatatttttttctgaaatatatacatgcatgtgtatgaatttatatatacataataaataaacacagtgcacatatgtatatgtaaaaatttgtatttgattaatcgtttgacagcactagaagTATTTACTTAACATTGGGAGGACTGGTAATACTATAATTCAGAAGTCTGGGATAGGTACGAAttgttactgtttttgaaagatgtctcctATGTTCACCatggctgcaattatttgatcaaaaatacagtaagacactagtattgtgaaatattacaaacgtttttgattcatttaatgcatcctccttgctgaataaaagtattacatcaTAGATGCAAAATGTTTGCATATGGTACATAGTACAtaccaatttttttattattagttagttacaaattaaaaaattggGTTGTTCTGTTAATCTCTCTTAAGGCCTGATGTTTTGAAGAACTGCCTGCAAAAATCTGTGGAAAAGGGCTACTTGGAGCAGATCACTGGCAAAGGAGCTTCTGGAACATTCCAGGTTAGTTACCCTTCTGAATCGCTCAGCACATAAAACCAGGTTTGATGAGATTCTACGTTTGCGTTTGACAGTTGAAGAAAGCTGGGAATAAAGTGCTCATGGGTGGCGGACTGCTGGAAGATGCCATAGTGGCCGCTATCACAGCCATGAATGAGCCCAAGACCTGCAGCATCACCATACTGCGCAAATTCCTGGTGGACAGACAGAAGGAGCAGAACAACTATTTTTTCGGTACAGTACACTAACTCCTCACTCATTCGCAGCCTAAGGAGAGTTTTCTCTCTGAGGACTGAATCAAGTTTGCCTTTGTTTTGGGCTTGCTTTTAATTGTTATTCTCAAATGGGTTGTTCACAAAACAGTGTTACATAAATAGTTGTCTCAAACTATTCTTGTTTATATTACAGCCACAATTTGTGACCcttgagcacaaaaccagtcataagtagcacgtgtctatttgtagcaatagccaacaaaacattgtatgggtcaaaataaaataaaaaaatagtttatgccaaaaatcattgggatattaagttaaagatcatgttcgattaagaaatttagtaaatttcctactgtaaatacatagaaacttaatttttgattaatttggacaactttaaaggcaattttttttcaatgtttttatttatttgcatcctcagattccagattttcaaatagttgtatcaaaTATTGCCCCatcttaacaaaccatacatcaatggaaagcttatttattcagttttcagatgatcTACTGTCaatttgactggttttgtggttcaggatAACATTTATATCTCCCTGTACATGTTGCAAATTAACGTGTTATGCAGAAtctttctgaatgttttttttttctcttatggcTAGTGTCAAACCTGAAGCGAACCTTGCAGAAGTGTAAAATGATGGGATGGATGGAGCAGATCTCTGGTCATGGACTCAGTGGGTCATACCAGCTAAGCTATCCGTATTATCCGAGGTAAATTCAGCTCAGCGTAATCCAgcttattacagttaactaaaattaaaattgttagAAATTGCCTTTgggatttgaaataaaataaattaagccaAATAgaaatatgggggggggggggtaaaaatgactaaaacataaCAAATGACTAAAAATTTTGATTAAACTGAAACTATACAAGCTGATTCAAACttgttaataaatactaaaatgagTTATAATTAAATAACGctgcaataattaaaaatatcctAAACTTTCCTCTTGGGCTTTTCAGACATGAAATCCTGAATGCAGGTTCATTTTTAACTCTGCAACTAATTAGTTCTAGTctgaaggagtagttcacccaaaaataaacatttggtcatcatttactcactgtcatgacATTTCAAAGCTCAGCATattctttatttcttctgtggaatataaatgaagatattttgaagtatgtttcagctgtttttgtccataaaGTGGATGCCTGTGTGGTCTAAAACCATTTTGAGACCCAGTTTTCTAGGCTTGGCTGATCTATCCTTTTAACTCTTTACAATTCAGCCACAGCATTAATTGGATTGTTTTAGAGGGAAT harbors:
- the hp1bp3 gene encoding heterochromatin protein 1-binding protein 3, translated to MPIRRSAAAPPKEDAPPANAPEGDAPAEGSAPVGEKKEKEKTKKEKDSTPAEPETTEEKKEGEEKEATTDGEEQSKNEGETPNEGEKSDEAAAEQGKSKKKKVKEVVAKIDKEDDKGKKVKKKIPAWATISANKLASTSLSQPKVEEIIIEAIESCKERSGASSITIVKYVMKKYPSVEMDKKTKNIYKRTLKRMVEKGTVKQLKGKGFSGSFAIGKKAAGSAGTKETLGESLPLIITRLCEPKEASYILIKKYLEQHFPQLNVDSRPDVLKNCLQKSVEKGYLEQITGKGASGTFQLKKAGNKVLMGGGLLEDAIVAAITAMNEPKTCSITILRKFLVDRQKEQNNYFFVSNLKRTLQKCKMMGWMEQISGHGLSGSYQLSYPYYPSPAVLFPEMMEKLKQKEEQKLKRKRGDDSDEESEQESEQESEEEESEDDEPPQRKRTQRANRTSASKARPNKRAKTVSRKPPASKKSVASAKKAPPPAKKPASASKAASRKAPVPVKATPVKKAARTSKPKTPVAKKMTSRGSKRPSPKAAKKEATESAVKAKPAARKSLRARK